Proteins encoded in a region of the Deltaproteobacteria bacterium genome:
- a CDS encoding aromatic ring-hydroxylating dioxygenase subunit alpha has product MLTQEENDLLTRVGAGTPAGEMLRRYWHVVAATGELNAAKPKKRVKILGEDLVLYRDKSGSYGLVADKCSHRGVSLYYGFVEADGIRCPYHGWKYDACGKCIDQPFENPESGLKEKIQHTAYPVEQLGGLLFAYMGPADKKPLLPKWDLLVRLDGKKQVDLCETLRCNWLQAMENSVDPTHTYFLHSHTLKLKGDPDHVPFHYRMVSKIDFDLQIHPTWAGIQKQRIFADKDAPAETPHPLVFPNILFVPVRTGYSLHFRTPIDDHNTMVNQYRFMPDKNGAIVAKPDEAALVEIGTTDERGEFHMDNFTSQDHMAWETQGPIADRAKEHLAEGDRGVVMFRNLLRAQIQAVQAGNDPVGVNRDPAKDETIRMIPENAYDAFSFAAARQQEA; this is encoded by the coding sequence CGCCGCCACCGGCGAACTGAACGCGGCTAAACCCAAGAAGCGGGTTAAAATCCTCGGCGAGGATTTAGTCCTGTACCGCGACAAGAGCGGCTCATACGGCCTGGTCGCCGACAAATGTTCCCATCGCGGTGTGTCGCTCTACTACGGATTCGTCGAAGCCGACGGTATCCGCTGCCCCTATCACGGTTGGAAGTACGATGCCTGCGGCAAGTGCATCGACCAGCCGTTTGAGAATCCCGAATCAGGCCTCAAAGAAAAGATTCAGCATACCGCCTATCCCGTCGAGCAACTCGGCGGCTTGCTATTCGCCTACATGGGACCGGCGGACAAAAAACCGCTGCTGCCGAAATGGGATTTGCTCGTGCGCCTGGACGGCAAAAAGCAGGTCGATCTATGCGAAACGCTGCGCTGCAACTGGCTCCAAGCGATGGAAAACTCCGTCGACCCGACGCACACCTATTTTCTCCATTCGCACACGCTCAAACTCAAGGGCGATCCCGACCATGTGCCGTTTCACTATCGCATGGTCAGCAAGATCGATTTCGACTTACAGATTCATCCAACCTGGGCGGGCATTCAGAAACAAAGAATCTTCGCCGACAAAGATGCGCCCGCCGAAACGCCCCATCCGTTGGTGTTTCCAAATATCCTATTCGTGCCAGTGCGCACCGGCTACTCGTTGCATTTCCGCACGCCCATCGACGATCACAACACGATGGTGAATCAATACCGTTTCATGCCCGACAAAAATGGCGCCATTGTCGCCAAGCCCGATGAAGCGGCGCTGGTCGAAATCGGCACCACCGATGAACGCGGCGAGTTCCACATGGACAACTTCACCAGCCAAGACCATATGGCCTGGGAAACTCAAGGCCCCATCGCCGACCGCGCTAAGGAACACTTGGCCGAAGGCGACCGCGGCGTCGTCATGTTTAGAAATTTGTTACGAGCGCAGATTCAAGCGGTGCAAGCCGGCAACGATCCGGTCGGCGTGAACCGCGATCCCGCCAAAGATGAAACGATCCGGATGATTCCAGAGAACGCTTACGATGCGTTTTCGTTCGCAGCGGCTCGGCAGCAAGAGGCTTAA